From the genome of Deinococcota bacterium:
CTACGCTTAGGGACGGCCTGTTTGGAGGCCTCAAAGGGTGTGAATGTTTCAAGGTTTAGGTGACAAACTTCAATCGGTCTTCGATGGCTTAAAGGGCCGCGGGCGTTTGAGCGAGGCTGACGTCAAGGCGGCGCTCCGCGAGGTGCGCATCGCCCTGCTGGAAGCCGACGTCAATTTGGAGGTCGCCCGCGACTTCACCAAGCGGGTTCAGGAGAGGGCGGTCGGCTCCGAAGTGCTGATGTCCTTGAATCCCGACCAGCGCGTCATCGCCATCGTCAAGGACGAGCTCGCCCTAGTGCTGGGCGGCAAAGCAGCGCAACCGTCGCTGAGGAGCGACGGCAACTTGTGGTTCATGATGGGCCTGCAGGGCGCCGGCAAAACGACCACGGCGGGCAAGCTGGCCTACAAGTACAAGAGCCAGGGCAGAAGGCCGCTCCTGGTCGCCGCCGACACCCAGCGTCCCGCCGCGCGCGACCAGCTCCGCGTCCTGGGCAAGGGGATCGGCGTGCCCGTCTTGGAAGTCGAGGACGGCGAGTCCGCAAGGCGCACCAAGGAGCGCCTGGACAGCTATCTGCGTCAGGACTACCGCGACCTGGTCATCGTGGACACCGCCGGCAGGTTGCAGATCGACGAGGTCCTGATGGACCAGCTCGCCGAGCTCAAGGACGCGCTCCATCCGAGCGAGGCCATGCTGGTCGTCGACGCCATGACCGGCCAGCAGACCCTGACGGTAGCGCGCAGCTTCGACGAGCGCATCGGCGTTTCAGGACTCATCATGACCAAGATGGACGGTGACGCCAGGGGCGGCGCGGCCCTGTCGGCCAAGCACGTCACCGGCAAGCCCATCTACTTCGCCGGCGTCAGCGAGAAGATCGACGGCTTGGAGTCATTCCACCCCGATAGAATTGCCGGGCGCATCCTCGGCATGGGCGACGTGCTCACCCTTATCGAAAAGGCCAAGACGCTCGAAGGCGAGGTAGACGAGCCCGGAAGCCTCAAGGACTTCAACCTCCAAGACATGCTCACCCAGATGAAGCAGCTCAAGAAGATGGGCTCCTTTACCGACCTCATCAAGATGATTCCCGGCGTCAACAAGATGATCCCGGCGGGCACCAGCGTCGACGAGGGCGAGATCGCCCGGGTCGAGGCGATCATCTCGAGCATGACCGAGGCCGAACGCCGCAAGCCCAGGCTGCTAAACGCCTCGAGGCGCCAGCGCATCGCCCGCGGCTCGGGCACCACCGTGCAAGACGTCAACCGCTTGATGAAAAACTACGAGCAGATGAAAAAACTCATGAAGAAGATGGCTGGCCGCGGCGGCTTTAACCCTGCTATGTTCGGCAAATAAACCTCGGCAAATAAACTCAAGTCTCAGTTCCTCAGGAGGACAAGAAATGGTCAAGATTCGTCTCATGCGCATGGGCGCCAAAAAGAACCCTCACTACCGCGTGGTCGTCGTGGACGCGCGGCAAAAGCGCTCCTCGGACTACCTCGAGTCGCTCGGCTACTACGACCCCCGCAAGACCACCGCGACGCCTTTGAAGATCAACGTCGAGCGCGCCCAGTACTGGCTTGGCAGCGGCGCCCAGCCCACCAGCACCACCGTCAGGCTCTTGGAGCAGGCCGGCGTCAAGGTCGGCAAGGTGCTCGCCAAGCGCCGTCCCACCGTCGCCAAGACCAGCGAGGCCCACGCCTAGCCGGTCTCTGAGCGGACTCAGGGCATATCAGGGTATACTGCGCTCATGTCCACCGAACTCGTCTCCTTCATCGCCCAAAACCTCGTCGCCGAGCCCGCGCAGCTGCGGGTCGAGGCGCGGCAGGAGGAGGGCTTGACCCTTATCGAGATTCGCTGCGCGCCCGGCGACGCCGGCCGGATCATCGGCCGGGGCGGCCGGGTGATCAATAGCATCCGCACCCTGGCGCGCGCCGCCGCCGACGGCCAGAGCAAGATAGACGTCAACCTGGTAGAGAATTGAAGATTGAAAATCAAAAACAGGCTTTTCAATTTTTGATCTTCAATTTTTGATTTCAACGATGCCTGTGAACGACCAAACCACCCCGACCCCAGAGGGTTACGTGCTCTTGGGGCGCTTCGGCAAGACCTTTCAGCTCGAGGGAGGGCTTCGTTTTCGCCCGCTCGGCGACGCCGAGGAGGCGGCACTGGAGAGGCTGGAGTCGGTCTTCGTGGCCGGTCTCGGGGAACGGAGGGTCAAGAGGCTGCGCCTGGTCTCGGGACGGCCCGTCCTCTATCTGGCGGGCGTCACCAGCGTCGAGACGGCCAAGGGCCTGGTCAACAGCGAGGTGTTCGCGCCCAAGGGAGCCCTGCCCGAGCCCGAGGAGGGCGAGTTCTATTTGGACGACCTCATCGGCCTGCCCGTCACCGTGGACGGCAAGCCCTTCGGCGCGGTGGCGGAGGTGTTCGAGGCGGGCGCGCAGGACGTGCTGGTGCTCGAGCACGACGAGCGCGAGTTCCTGGTCCCTCTGCAAGCACCCTACGTCGAGGTCGAGGACGACCGCGTCGTCATCACCGACCCGCCGGAAGGGCTTTTGGAGCCTTAACTCGTCTCGGAAACGGTCTTGGTCCACTGCGCGCCGCACTTGGCACAACGGTAGACGAGGCGGTAATCCACAATCACTGCCGTGTAACCGCCTCCCTGACCCCCAGCACCGTGGTCGCCTTGCCGCATGCCCAGCGGTTCTTTTGAAACCACGCCACACCTGCGGCTTCCGCACTCCGGGCATTGCCCGGGAGGACACGCCAACCAGCGACCAGCAGCCTGTCTCGCAAAAAACGCCGGATGCGCTCCTGCACGGTGCGGTCGAGCGCCTTGAACTCTTTGGCCGCTGCCGCGTCGAACTCGATGCGCCAGCTCAACCCTCGAGCCCGAGCTCACGCTCGAGCGCTTCCAGCGAAACCCGCGGCCCCTGCTTCTCGAGCCGTGCCAGGGCAAGCAGATAGTCCTCGCGTTCGGCAAGATACTCCGTGAGCGCTTCACGGACATAGTAACTTTTGGAGCGCCCGGTTTGGCGCGCCAGTTCCTCGAGCTTCTCTTCGGTTTCCTTGTCGAGCCTCACACCAATCATCCCGACCTCCAGCTTGATGTTAAACATGTTGAACGTTCAGCACAAGGGGCCGACGGAAGCAGGACTCACGCTGTCTACCTTGAAGCCTGCGCTTACCGGCCTCCGTCGCCCTGACCCGCCCGCTCAGGCTTCTTCCGCGAACAATCCCGCCACCTTGCGCTCGAGCGCCCTCAGCTTCTCCAGATTGTTCTGCCCCACGTCAAGCACGTGGACCTTCAAGCTGCCCCCCAAAAGCTCCGCGCCGGCCGTGCCCGGCAGGAGGCTCACCGTCCACACGAAAAAGGCCTGGGCCGCCTCGCCCTTCAGGCCAAGAGGCACCTCGATAAAGCCGGGCGCGAGCGGCAAGGCCGGGCTCAGGGCGCGCCGCGCCACGTCGAGGCCGCCCAGGAGCGACTGCCACAGGAAGTAGGGGACGAAGCGCACGAGGCCGAGGGGTCGCAGCCGAAAGCTCCCCGGCGGCAGCAGCAGCAGGCTCGAGGCGGTAGCGAGGAGGGCGAAGAGCAAGACGAGCGGCCAGTCCGTAAGGACACCCTCGCTCAAGACCCACCAGAGAAAGGTGAAGCCCACCAGGCGCAAGGGCGCGACGCGCAGATGACGCCTGCTCACCGGCCGACCTCGAGCAGCCCGCTGAGCGTGCCCTGGGGAAGGAGGCCGAAGAGGGCGGCGAGCAGGGCCAGCAGGAGCGGCGCCCAGGTCATCGGCCAGGGGACGCGCCGAAAGTTCGCCCCCTCCCCCGCCCTCTCCAGCAGCGGCCGCAGGGCCAGGGCCAGGTAGACCGCCGCCAGCAGCGCGCCCAGGCGGAGCGCCGCCTCCCACCACCACTGACCGCTGGCGTGGACGGCCGCGAGGAACAGTTCTTTGGAATGGTAGCCCGCGCTCGGCGGCAGACCGAGGAGGGTAAAGCCCGCCAGGGCGAAGGTCAGCGTCGCCAGCGGCAAGCGCCGGGCGGCGCCGCCGATGTCCTCGAGCTCGTCGCTGCCGCAAGCGTGGATGACGGCCCCGGCGACCATGAACATGGCGGCCTTGGCGAGCGCGTGGGCTAGAGCGTGATGGAGGCCCGCCGAGAATGCCCCTAGCGGAAAGAGCAGGAAGAGGTAACCGAGCTGCGCCACCGTCGAATAGGCGACGAGCAGCTTGAGCCGCGTTTGGCGGATAGCCTGAAAGGAGCCCCAGAGGATGGCCGTAGCGCCCAGGGCGCCCAGGACTTGCGCGGCCGCCGGGTTGAGGACGCCAGCAAAGACATCGAGCCAGAGCCGCAAGATGAGGTAGAACGACACCTTGACGACCAGGGCCGAGAGCAGCGCGCTCACCGGCGCCGGGGCGCTGGCGTGGGCGGGCGGCAGCCAGAAGTGAAAGGGCCAGAGCGCCGTCTTGACCATGAGGCCCGCGGTCATGAGGGCGAGCGCCAGCCAAGACACCGCGCCGGGCGCGAGCAAGGGTGCCAGGCCGGTGAGATGGAGCGTCCCAAAGGCCGCGTAGACGAGCGACACCCCGAAGAGGTAGAAGAGCGAGCCGGCCAGGGCGGCGAGCAGGTAGCGCATCCCCGCCGTCAGGGAGACCTCCTTGCCGGAGAGGATGACCAGCCCCACCGCCGCGAGGGTGACGAGCTCGAGCGTGACGTAGAGGTTGAAGAGGTCGGCCGACAAGTAGAGCGCGTTCATCGCCGCCCAGAGCATGAGCCAGAGCGGCCAGAAGCTGTCCTCCTCGAGCCAGGACTCGCTTGGCCTGTGCGGAAAGTAGCCGAGCGCGTAGAGGCTCACCGCGACCCCGACCACGGCGCTGACGAGCAGCATGAAGACGGCGACGCCGTCGGCGTAGAGCTCGATGCCCAGCGGCGCGGGCCAGCCGCCCAGCGCGTAGCCCTGCGGCCCCTCCCGCGCCACCTGCCCCGCCAGGACCAGGACCGAGAAGAGCGTGCCGAGCGCGCTCAGGACGGCGACAGGCTGCGCCGCGCGCCGGCCCAGCCCAAAGACGACGAGCCCGCCCGTCAGGGGCAGGAGGAAACTCAAGGCCATCATGGCCGGCTCACCCGCTCGCCTCTTTCACCCGCTCCTCTTTCACCCGCTCCTCTTTCACCAGGTCCCCTCCTCGTCTTCGGGCAGGCGGGTGTGGCCGGTCAGAGCGTAGATGCGCCGCGCCAGGGC
Proteins encoded in this window:
- a CDS encoding KH domain-containing protein; translation: MSTELVSFIAQNLVAEPAQLRVEARQEEGLTLIEIRCAPGDAGRIIGRGGRVINSIRTLARAAADGQSKIDVNLVEN
- a CDS encoding ribbon-helix-helix domain-containing protein, producing MFNIKLEVGMIGVRLDKETEEKLEELARQTGRSKSYYVREALTEYLAEREDYLLALARLEKQGPRVSLEALERELGLEG
- a CDS encoding Na+/H+ antiporter subunit E, with translation MSRRHLRVAPLRLVGFTFLWWVLSEGVLTDWPLVLLFALLATASSLLLLPPGSFRLRPLGLVRFVPYFLWQSLLGGLDVARRALSPALPLAPGFIEVPLGLKGEAAQAFFVWTVSLLPGTAGAELLGGSLKVHVLDVGQNNLEKLRALERKVAGLFAEEA
- the rimM gene encoding ribosome maturation factor RimM (Essential for efficient processing of 16S rRNA), with product MNDQTTPTPEGYVLLGRFGKTFQLEGGLRFRPLGDAEEAALERLESVFVAGLGERRVKRLRLVSGRPVLYLAGVTSVETAKGLVNSEVFAPKGALPEPEEGEFYLDDLIGLPVTVDGKPFGAVAEVFEAGAQDVLVLEHDEREFLVPLQAPYVEVEDDRVVITDPPEGLLEP
- a CDS encoding oxidoreductase, with the translated sequence MMALSFLLPLTGGLVVFGLGRRAAQPVAVLSALGTLFSVLVLAGQVAREGPQGYALGGWPAPLGIELYADGVAVFMLLVSAVVGVAVSLYALGYFPHRPSESWLEEDSFWPLWLMLWAAMNALYLSADLFNLYVTLELVTLAAVGLVILSGKEVSLTAGMRYLLAALAGSLFYLFGVSLVYAAFGTLHLTGLAPLLAPGAVSWLALALMTAGLMVKTALWPFHFWLPPAHASAPAPVSALLSALVVKVSFYLILRLWLDVFAGVLNPAAAQVLGALGATAILWGSFQAIRQTRLKLLVAYSTVAQLGYLFLLFPLGAFSAGLHHALAHALAKAAMFMVAGAVIHACGSDELEDIGGAARRLPLATLTFALAGFTLLGLPPSAGYHSKELFLAAVHASGQWWWEAALRLGALLAAVYLALALRPLLERAGEGANFRRVPWPMTWAPLLLALLAALFGLLPQGTLSGLLEVGR
- the rpsP gene encoding 30S ribosomal protein S16, whose amino-acid sequence is MVKIRLMRMGAKKNPHYRVVVVDARQKRSSDYLESLGYYDPRKTTATPLKINVERAQYWLGSGAQPTSTTVRLLEQAGVKVGKVLAKRRPTVAKTSEAHA
- the ffh gene encoding signal recognition particle protein, producing MFQGLGDKLQSVFDGLKGRGRLSEADVKAALREVRIALLEADVNLEVARDFTKRVQERAVGSEVLMSLNPDQRVIAIVKDELALVLGGKAAQPSLRSDGNLWFMMGLQGAGKTTTAGKLAYKYKSQGRRPLLVAADTQRPAARDQLRVLGKGIGVPVLEVEDGESARRTKERLDSYLRQDYRDLVIVDTAGRLQIDEVLMDQLAELKDALHPSEAMLVVDAMTGQQTLTVARSFDERIGVSGLIMTKMDGDARGGAALSAKHVTGKPIYFAGVSEKIDGLESFHPDRIAGRILGMGDVLTLIEKAKTLEGEVDEPGSLKDFNLQDMLTQMKQLKKMGSFTDLIKMIPGVNKMIPAGTSVDEGEIARVEAIISSMTEAERRKPRLLNASRRQRIARGSGTTVQDVNRLMKNYEQMKKLMKKMAGRGGFNPAMFGK